The DNA sequence TTTGTGGAGAGCTTCAGAAAGACCTGGAATTAGCAGGTACGAGTGTTTCAAAGAAAACAATAAGTAATGCACTCAACCGCCATGGCCTATATGCACGCTCACCACGCAAGACTCCATTGCTGAAGAAAAGGCATGTTGAAGCTCGTTTAAAGTTTGCTGCACAACATTTAGACAAGCCTGTGAAGtactgggagaacacacacctacaggcaatttagagtgatcaatcaacctaacacgcatgtctttggactgtgggaggaaacccacgcaggcacagggagaacatgcaaactccacacagagcagcccagaccgagaatcgaacccagaccgccttgctgtgaggcgacagtgctaaccaccacaccaccatgcctgTCCAAGTTTCTGTATGAAAGGGGCTATGCAAATAAAGACtataaacttcctacaattaaatgaggacaaaacagaagttctccttgtgggccctaaggccgcaagacagaaaattccaaatttaatgcttaatcttgcagactatcccattacacctggcacagtagccaaaaacctaggcgtcatactcgactccgacctatcatttgataaatatatagataatactactaggatagcttttctacatctccgcaacattgccaaattaagaaatgcattatcacaggatgatgcagaaaaattggtgcacgcctttgttagctctagactagactactgcaattcactactgtcaggatgttcaaataggaatctaaataaacttcaagtagttcaaaatgccgcagctagagttctgaccagaactagaaaatttcagcatattagaccagtcctatcagccctgcattggctcccagttaaatttcgtattgattttaaaattctattattagcatataaagcactacacgggcttgctcctgaatacctccaggaacttatttcctactatgaacccccacgtcaactaagatcacagggtgctggtctgttattagttccacaaatagggttaacaaggtaacagcagggggaagagccttttcttataaggccccccagctttggaataatcttcctaaatgtgtccgggactctgacacagtcacaatctttaaatctaggttgaaaacccacttatttagtctagcgtttgataattaatatcccccttagataaaggtacagatccaggggttcatagacgaagggttttatggtagactggggtgctggtgctgtcatcctgtcactgctcgtggtcactcaagtttgttgacagtgcagtggacggatgccattgtctcagaatgcccccaagcctatgttaccttctggttctgcctttttttagctaggctgtaataatttaacttagtgccggagttgctgccacactccagaaatgtttataattttacctgtcctgtatatgtcctcatacagagctaattttccctgtttcatttctccacatggctgcccgcctgcttgaggaataatgagatgaggagagacaagcgatccatcctggccggccacctcctgcctaaccggatgcctacaccatgatggacattattacatatttttcggtctaaattgacattattgcatcttttacattctgtctacattctgtctatattgttgttgttgtcatggtgaccggtgtcggccagaggaggatgggttccccccctgagtcttggttcctctcaaggtttcttcctcatgcaaaaaactagggagtttttccttgccactgtcgcctttggcttgctcactgggagctaggactcggcacttgtaaagctgctttgtgacaacaactgttgtaaaaagcgctatataaataaaatttgattgattgattgattgactattattattagaattattattattgttgttgttgaggTTGTTATTGTTCTGGTTAAAACTCTTACTTAAGCATTCTGTATGTTGTTGCTGTTGAATGGTTTTTGGGGGAGTTCAGTTTAAAGACTTTTGCAGTAGTCCATACTGTATAGTGCATGAGATTCTCAGTCTTGTCGGAACATTACATTAACGAACATCATGTTTGACGGACAcgcatttctttctttctttctttcaaatttatttatgtagCCCTTTTTActacacatgttgtcacaaagcagctttacaatcatgaCTAATTTAACTAATACGCCATACCTCATTTCCAGTTTGTGAGTCTTCCCATCTGAAGTCATAGGTCTTTAAACGCTTCCCATCTGAAGTCACAGGTCATTTGTCATGATCTCATGAGTCCTCCAGTGTACATTGCAATTCTCATACCTAATGTGTAACACAAGGAACTGTCAAAAGAATCAAAATGTAGCAGAACACTGGAGAATTCTGTCTATGGCCCATGATTACAAAAAAAGTCTTCACCTTTTTAAATTCTCCTTTGAGTAATGTGTGGTTATTATATAAATTCACGAGATAAAATACCAAGTATAAAAATGTGTGGATTATACAGGGCAAATAAATTCTCAGAATTCAgctgacatgtattttaaatgGCTAAATGTGACTgatatacattttaaatattaaattgATTATTCTCtctcttgaaaaaaaaaaattggccAGAACAGGATAACACAAGAAAAacctgtcacggaacagctctggacccctccctttgggcatgtgttcaTGTTGTCTGTGTCGGGTTATAACCATgtatgtagttccgtgggtgtggctttgtgtgtgcgcgttcatcggtctcacctgtggctcatctcgtgatcactggggaatgtgtagttcgtctatttaatgtgcgttcacgcaatgTCTCATACTTGTCTTTGTCACAAGCCCTTGTCAGTTTTGATCCTGACCGTCTGtagcagtggcgcaaaaagggggcatgcagcgtatgcgacgcataggggcgctgcactagagggggcaccaaatcgatgccagaaaattatttgcccagttggtgggggtggagagtatgtttgcatacacctcagaaagtatgtagttgcaaccctggtcTGTAGTTGTGTTATATGTTTATGTGCGCTATTTGCGTTAAGTGTTATTCGTGGAATAAACGTTGTGTGTCTGCAACGCACTTGCCTCATCGTGCCTGCCTCCAAGCATTACAAAACCAAAATGAAACAATGGTAACGTGAATTCTGTCTTCTTTAATGAATGTTTTCTATAATAATTATAAACAtccattataaaataaaatgtcattCTGCAAGGCCATTACAAGCAAGTTCTTCATTTTTtgcaaatacatttaaaaaaattgttAAATTGACACaatgtcatggcctggtggtagggaactggtcttgtgcccggagggtcgtgggttagattcccagacctgaggccataactgaggtgcccttgagcaaggtcaTCTAACCCCAaatgctccccgggctagggctagggctgcccaccgctctggccacgtgtgatccacagccccctagtaatcactagtgtgtgtgtgtgtgttctaactgcacagatgggtaaaaagcggaggacaaatttcgattgcggtgaaaaatcacaattgacaaaatatggcacacacatttacatttacaattcTCAGCTGCTAAATTTACAACCTGGCCATAACATAGTAATGATATGTTGATCACACTACTCATTTGCATGCAAGTGAACATGAAGTTTTAAAACTTGTGACTTTAAAATATCTTACTGAAATATGTACATGAAAATTGTTACATATTTAGGTCTTGATCGTGCTAAATCCAAACAAATATGAGAAAATCTTAATGGAAAAAATCCACTAAAATCAAAATGTTCTCTTTGTTTCCAACAACACAGTATGTGATCCATAATATGTTTCCAAAAACCAGTTTATAGTGATTACAAAGAGCACGGACACTCATTGGCTAGAATCTCAGGGCATAGATTTTTGAATTTTGACAAAAAGCAAATGGaaaggaaaaaacaaacaaatacacaaatacttTACCAAAATATACATTTAGCATTATATACACAATGGTTTAAATTAATCACAACCaatacaaacaaaataaacatcCACCCATAAATGAAGTGGGAATTTTAAATCTACATAAACAATGAGCGGAATATCTATAACTTTGTCATCTATAACCTTGTCATCTATAACCTTGTGGTATGCTCTGTGGTATGCTCAGAGTGTAACTCATCCTGATACTGATGTTTTCCCTCATTCGTGTTCTCTCCCAAGATTTTCACTAAGTCAGAAATTGTGCTGTGTGGATCAAGGAGAGTGACTAGTGGTACATTCACACCTTTCTCCTGGAAGATGAGATTCTGTACGGTCATGGCTAACATGGAATCAATGCCCAATACTGATAGAGGAGTATCATCAGACATTTCGCTCTGCTCAACACCGGTAGTGTTACTGATTAATGACTTAATGTATTCATTAGGCGAAGAGACTGTGTTACTCTTCTCAAGGTTGGAGTTGATCGTGTTAGTCTTTCTAAGGCTCTCCTCTACCAATGCTGATAACCGAGAAGTGAGCGATTTGTTTTGAGACAGAACATTATATCTCATGTTTTTGAAATTGAACTTGCACACAACCTGCTGTGGATTGTTCAAGATAAGACATTGTTCAAGGCTTTGATGAATTTCTAGAACTTCCAGGGTAGCCAATCCTCTTGCCTCCAGAAATTTTTGGATTTGGTATTTGTTTAACAGGAGACCCAAATTTAAAGCCCCCCAGTTAATCGACTGCCCAGGAAGCCCCATGTTTCTACGGTATTGACAAAATGTGTCCATGAATGCATTGGCAGCAGCATAATTTGTCTGGGAAGCATTGCCAAGGAAGGATGAGATGGAGGAGTAACATACAAAATAATCCAAATCGCAATGTTTAGTGGCATTGTGAAGGTTGATTACACCATTCACTTTTGGTCTCATGACTTTCTCAAAGAGGGATTTGTTCAGGCTTTCAATCAGCCCATCGTGAAGAACAACTGCACTGTGAAACACTCCTTTAATTGGATTGGATGAGAACAGTTTTTTGATCTGAACGATTGTTTGGTAAACTTGCTCTGGTACAGAGATATCACATTGTAGACTTGTGATAAAAGACTGACATTGATCTTTGATATTTTTTATCTCCTGTTCCATCAGTTGGTTTGGGCTACTCCTAGAGAGGATTACAATGTTTCCTCCCCCTTTCTGAGCAATGAATTTCACTGTCTCAAAGCCCAGCCCTGTGAGGCCCCCTGTCACTATGTAGACAGAATTTTTCTGGAACAACTGTTGGGCTTTTGGCATAAGTGGAATGTCAGACAGTTCATTCTTGGTGTCATGACCCAGTACCACCACAGGCATGGTCTGACATCTGAAGTATGATTTAAATTCATCCAAAGGCAAGCAATCAATGTTTCCATTTGCCAGTTTTTGAAAAGTGGTCTTTtcaaaaacaacagacattttgtCCAAATGCATTTGTTTTAGCCAGTGCGCAATGTGTGACTTTCGTGCTACAATCGATTGCTTCTGCAATAAGTTTGATGTGAAAAGGACTTTCATGACAACCTCATCATTAAGACCTCTCAAAGCAAGCGGACTGACAGAGGTTTGATTGTCTGAGACGAGGACAATGTGTCTAACACCAGTAATATTAGCTGCTTTTGCAATAACTTCTTCATCATAGGGAGGTAGTAGCACTACTCCCACCACATCACGGAACTCAGAAGTCAGCTGATTAGCCGTTGTTGCCATAGTGACACTCCAGCCTGACTTGATTGCAGTTATACTTAAGACTTTCACCAGAACCGAGTCAGGTATAGTGGAGAAAATGCCCAACTTCATCTGTTGTTTGGTCTTTGACAATGAGCACTGCAGGACCTTCCAAGCAAGTATAAAGTAGGACACACAGGGAGTCTCCTTCAGAAATGGTAGTCTCTTTGTTTTGTAGCAAGCAGCTGCTGGAATAACAACTTTGCTAGAAGCAGCAACAGGGTAGCAGCACACAATCTGATCTCCTGCTTTCAGTTTTCTAACATCCTTTCCCACAGCTGTGACAGTGCCACTGAAGTCAAGAGCTAAAAGTTTGTGCTTCTGGGATGTGTGTTTGCTCCAGTATAAAGTCTGACCAAAGCTAAAATCAGAGACACTGACTGGAAAGTAGTCTGAGGAGTGAACACCTATTTTACAAAGCTGGACCTCCACATTTTTTGCATCAATGGATTGAACAGTGTAATCAGAACCTATTGCTGACAGACCTGTCATTCTATGGGGATCAGAGGTTTCTAAGATAAAACTTTTACACTGAGAAGAGTGGAGGCTTTGGTTAGCACTGATTGTACTTGGAATGGGTGTTTGGGTGATCTGTGGGTTATAAATCAGACCATTTTTCACAACTAGCTCTGGGTATTTGCTGCAAGGATAGGATCTGAGGACCTGAGACAAGGCTTTGATGTCCTCTTTCGAGAGTGAGCCCAGGTCTATCAGCTGAAAAGAGAGATCTGGCACCTCAGCAGCACAGGCTCTTGTCATTCCATACAGTGCAAATCCAGGGCTAATGTGGTCAACTGTTCCCTCTGATGACCGATAGTTTACAACTCTGATGGAGCCTTGGAAATGTATGTTCCTAAGACCTGCAACCATTTTCCTGAAGATTTCACAACAGTTCAGCGTACTATCTAGCACATTCTCTGTTTTGTATGAGGTTAGATCTACATTACTACACATAAACAGAACTTCCTGGAAGTTTGTCTTGATGTTTGGGATTTTCATTTCTGATAGAAAAACTTCAAACTGATTTTCCATCAGTTCCTTGGCATGTGAGGGGGGAATACATTTGGATGATGGGTCTAAGTATGGCCACAAGCCTTTGGAAATTCCTAATTGATCTGCGAAGACCAAAGATTTTGGTGTCAAGAAGTTTTCATTCTCAAAGATAGTGCTGTAGTTGTTGTGGAAGAAATACTCCTGTACCACATGAGAAGGATCCCCTAGGTATGTGAGTGTCACATGTTTGAGTTCAACCAAAACTCTGCCCTCTTTGTCAGtaaaacaggcacacacattaAGCTCCTCTGTACTTACATGAGTTGCTCTCAAGTATATAACCATCTCCTTCTGCAATGGTTCAAACACAGTTAAGCTGCCAATTTGAGATGGAAATCCAGCCCTTCCTGAGAAGCGTTCAGGTCCTGTTACAGGAAGAAGTTGCATGAGATAGTCTAAGACCACCGGATGAAGATAATAGTCATAGAGATGCGGCCATAACTCTTCAGGAACTGTCACAACTGTATAGCCTTCTCTGAGTTCTTCCCCATAGTAAACACCCCATGTGTTTTTGAAGACATAACCGTACTGAAATCCAACTTTAGACAGGCATTTGTAGAATTCCTCAGAACTGAAAAATAACTGGCATCTTTTAAAGATGCAATCCAGGGAAATGCATTGTTCTTCAGGTTGTCTTTTTTGTACTGACTCTACTTTGCCAGATGCGTACTTTGCTGACAAAGAATGTACACTGAACTGAAAACTGTTTCCCACTGAGCCTTCTGTTGGATCCAGCTGCACTTTCATGCCTGGTGTATTCTGTGACAAAATGCATGGAGTGTGGAAACTTATACTGAGCTGC is a window from the Brachyhypopomus gauderio isolate BG-103 chromosome 13, BGAUD_0.2, whole genome shotgun sequence genome containing:
- the fasn2 gene encoding phthioceranic/hydroxyphthioceranic acid synthase yields the protein MKDDDPDIAVVGIGCNFPGGEGLDNFWKVLLEGRNCAVQIPKERFDCTQWYDQDESKAGKSRTAKAALADGFNQLDNKFFGITDAEVEQMDPQQKTLLQCTYRALEHAGIPMEKAGGSRTGVFLGLMNRDYELNMTNVDPVVINHCTGTGLAMSIAANRISYFFNFTGPSFTIDCACSSSLVSLHLACQALKQGDCEMAVCGGVSCIIQPQIFVALSKAKMISPNGTSKPFSNKADGYGRGEGCGVLLLKPVNKALQDHDHIWGIICKTAVNQDGHTVTPITKPSMVQQEKLLHGIYSTETYLSDVQYIEAHGTGTSVGDPIEAGSISKVIAKARSADLGPLCIGSVKSNIGHTESAAGVAGLIKVLLMMKHQTIVPSLFYSEESSSIDAQALNLKIPTRAEKWVTRDSSVRVAGINNFGFGGTNAHAVVKQYRQEEWPKEPVKKNHHFFVLSAATEKSMAMMIKDTVENINSGNITNLHSLAYTSACRRSHLRHKYRKSFHASCLTNLKEKLVQALEKKTVISKPDPRLIFVFCGNGVTYRGMCKQLIKEEPVFREKVREIESLFQDYRKLSLIDMLEREFQPDVDFSDPEIIQPLLFAIQVAIAKLLMNWGVRPDAVLGHSVGEVAAAHCSGLLSLEDAVKVIYYRSHLQSKATGGKMLVVSNMAVSNVLDILPSYSGRICLAAYNSPLSCTLSGEADAINSLHKSLNNSHNGKNLFLRVLDVPAAYHSHMMDSILAEVESSIGPLEAQSIAAELFSTVTGDKVCPTDFVNGTYWARNIREPVAFEQAVKSAKQNKNAIFVEIGPRRALQRNIMETLGNDTVVISTVEPEKDHETMLTAVSKLFEVGVNVDWDQFYKGCEMKPISLPRYQFDNVMKDVLTEVAHTDTSSSHPVISQKSKDSLVFSCDLSSEALSYLNDHKHQGVVIIPGAFYVELGLAAFMMSANPKVPLSALQLSISFHTPCILSQNTPGMKVQLDPTEGSVGNSFQFSVHSLSAKYASGKVESVQKRQPEEQCISLDCIFKRCQLFFSSEEFYKCLSKVGFQYGYVFKNTWGVYYGEELREGYTVVTVPEELWPHLYDYYLHPVVLDYLMQLLPVTGPERFSGRAGFPSQIGSLTVFEPLQKEMVIYLRATHVSTEELNVCACFTDKEGRVLVELKHVTLTYLGDPSHVVQEYFFHNNYSTIFENENFLTPKSLVFADQLGISKGLWPYLDPSSKCIPPSHAKELMENQFEVFLSEMKIPNIKTNFQEVLFMCSNVDLTSYKTENVLDSTLNCCEIFRKMVAGLRNIHFQGSIRVVNYRSSEGTVDHISPGFALYGMTRACAAEVPDLSFQLIDLGSLSKEDIKALSQVLRSYPCSKYPELVVKNGLIYNPQITQTPIPSTISANQSLHSSQCKSFILETSDPHRMTGLSAIGSDYTVQSIDAKNVEVQLCKIGVHSSDYFPVSVSDFSFGQTLYWSKHTSQKHKLLALDFSGTVTAVGKDVRKLKAGDQIVCCYPVAASSKVVIPAAACYKTKRLPFLKETPCVSYFILAWKVLQCSLSKTKQQMKLGIFSTIPDSVLVKVLSITAIKSGWSVTMATTANQLTSEFRDVVGVVLLPPYDEEVIAKAANITGVRHIVLVSDNQTSVSPLALRGLNDEVVMKVLFTSNLLQKQSIVARKSHIAHWLKQMHLDKMSVVFEKTTFQKLANGNIDCLPLDEFKSYFRCQTMPVVVLGHDTKNELSDIPLMPKAQQLFQKNSVYIVTGGLTGLGFETVKFIAQKGGGNIVILSRSSPNQLMEQEIKNIKDQCQSFITSLQCDISVPEQVYQTIVQIKKLFSSNPIKGVFHSAVVLHDGLIESLNKSLFEKVMRPKVNGVINLHNATKHCDLDYFVCYSSISSFLGNASQTNYAAANAFMDTFCQYRRNMGLPGQSINWGALNLGLLLNKYQIQKFLEARGLATLEVLEIHQSLEQCLILNNPQQVVCKFNFKNMRYNVLSQNKSLTSRLSALVEESLRKTNTINSNLEKSNTVSSPNEYIKSLISNTTGVEQSEMSDDTPLSVLGIDSMLAMTVQNLIFQEKGVNVPLVTLLDPHSTISDLVKILGENTNEGKHQYQDELHSEHTTEHTTRL